AGTTGAGGAGGAAATCCTCTTATATCAACAAATTGGACGTATTCGGGATGTGCGGACAGGACCAGACGGATTGTTGTATATATTAACGGATGAGAGAAATGGGGGAGTTTTCCGTTTGGAACCTGTTTATTAGAGCCTGCGAAGATCCGTTTCTGCCTTAACAAACAATAAGCTAGTACCCCCTGGTTTTCCCCTCACAATCCATTGACGAGAAAAAACGGGCATGGTATGGTTTTGAATTGTCCACGCCCTCATACCGGTGTATGGCATCGAGCTTAAAAGAGAGAGGTACACTATCCTATGGCAAAGAAGGAAAAAGGGAAGGATCCGCAGAAAACCGAAGGCTGGCAGGAACTGGTTAATCGGTTTCGACAACATCCTGTTTTATTTACGGGAACGATTCTTATCCTTGTATTAACGGTGGTGGCATTTATTTTTGTGCCCGCCCTGGTTCCGGATGATAAGGGTATTCAGACAGGAAGAATTGCCTTTGGTTCCTATGATGGGACACCGATTGAGTTTATTCCCGGTAATTATTTTGCTCAGCAACGGGATTACTATATCGAACGGGTACGGCAATCAGGGGCCACCAATTCTCAATTTATGGCCTTCCAGGTATGGCGGGCCGCCTTCGAAAACACGGTCATTCGTACCGCTGCCTTAAAAGAAATGGCCGCGGCGGGCTTTGTTACCCCGGAAAGCATGGTAGATGAACGGATAATGGAACTGCCTCAATTTCAGGAAAACGGGCGCTTTTCCGCTATAAAATACAAACAGGTTTCGGAAACGGATCGACTTTCTTTGCGGAAAGAGCTTACCGATGAGATTGCCATGAACTATTATATGGGAGACCTATTGGGCCTTCGCATACCTTCTAAAGAGAAAGAGTTTATCAAATCGATGGCAGCGCCGGAGCGAAGCTTTGTGCTTGTGTCATTGCCGCTTTCTTCCTATCCTGATAATGAAGTAGAAAAATTTGTAGAGACCCATGCCGATCTTTTTACGGTGTACCACTTTTCTAAAATCACCATTACCAGCAGCGAAAAGGATGCTAAAAAAATTCAGTCCGATGTCCAGAAAGGAACTATTTCCTTTGAGGATGCCGCGAAAACCCATTCGAAGGACGAATATGCCGATAAAAACGGTGATATGGGAATAAAGTATGCCTATGAACTAAAAACAGAAATTCCTGATGAGGCAAATCGTACCAAAGTCTTCGGGTTGAAAAAGGGAGAAATCAGCGAGGTTGTCAAAGTTCCCACAGGGTGGGCTTTCTTTCGCTGTGAAGCAGATCCGGTACCTTCTTCGGGAAAGGATGCGACCGTTCTGGCCAAGGCCCGCAGTTATATCCTTTCTTTTGAGCGGGGGCGCATGGAAGACTATCTTATGAATGAGCTTAAAACTCTCGCTACTCGGATAAAAAATGAAAGCCTCGATGCGGCCCTTTCAGCGTATAAATTGGAAAAAAAGACCTTTGGACCAGTCCCGCTGAACTATGGGGATGTGGAACTGTTCCGTCCGGTGAGTTCCTTTGCTAATGCTATTTCTGAACTTCAGGGGGTAGCAACGAATGAGCAATTCTGGAAATATGCTTTTTCGACTCCCCTCCAGAACCCGTCGGACCCCTTTGTACTGGGAGATTCGGTGGTTCTCCTGTATCCTACTGAAGAATCCCGTCCTGAAGAATCATCCCTGGCGGTGATTGATTTTTATTACAATTATGTGGCTGGTCAGTATTCGGAACAGACGGTACGTAACTACTTTTTAGCAAGTAAAAAACTAAAGGACAATTTTTACGAAGTATTTGTAAAACAATTCCTCAGCCAGTCTCAGTAGGGTGATGGAACAGGAAGCTCCCCGGCTTAGCGCAACGAGCCGGGGATACACCATCTATTACAAAGAACGGTATCTTCTTTCTCCGCGGGATGCCGAGGGGGGCTGTGAACGGGTGGTAGAGGCTCTCCCGTTAAAAGAAGATACCCTGTACGTGGTGGCTTCTCCGCTCTTTGGGTATGGGCTTCCCCGTCTCGTTGCCCGACTCCCGAGAGGTGCTGCCCTGCTCTGTGTTGAGCTCGACCCTCTCCTGTATCAGGTAAGCGTTACCGAGTTCTGTGAGTTCTGTAAGGAAGTCTCTTCTCTGCCTTACCTTTGTACTCCTTCTCCAGAAAAAGTGATCAATTTTGTCCGGACTACCTGGGGGCCCCGGCGATTCCGGCGCGTAGAACTACTGCGAATTACCGCTGGCTGGCAGATCCACCCCGCAGGATACCAGGAAATAGTAAGGCTCCTTGAAGAAAGTATTGCCCTGGATTGGTTTAACGCTATGACCCTTACCAGGCTGGGACGACGTTATGCCCGGAATTTTATTCACAACCTGGCGTTGCTTCCGCAAAGCTATGATGCCCGATCCCTTTCGTGGGGAAACGTGCCGGTTCTTCTCTGTGGGGCTGGCCCGAGTTTGGACGAAACCCTCTCCTCATTAGTGCATGTTTTACCTTCGGTAAAAGAGAAAAAACAACGGCCCTTTAAGATACTCTGTGTGGATACCGCCCTGAGGACCCTTCTTTTGTATGGGATTATTCCGGATCTTGTGGTGGTGCAGGAAGCCCAGTGGTGGAATCTCCGGGATTTTGTAGGCATACAAGAAAAGGATGTTGCCCTTCTCCTTGATCTCTGTAGCCTTCCCGCCGTTCCTCGGCTTTCTGTGTTTAAAACGGCGCCTTTTTATTTATTTTATACGCCCTGGACATCCCTGCGTTTTTTTTCTCGTCTTAGCAATCGAAATCTGCTTCCTCTGCAGGTCCCTCCCATGGGTTCGGTGGGACTTACCATGCTTGCCCTGGCTCGCCAGATAAGCACTGGACCCCTGTTCGTAGCAGGTCTTGATTTTTCGTATACCCTAGAACAGTTCCATTGTAAAGGAGCCCCGGGGTTTCTGGAGTCACACTATCGTCTTACCCGTTTTTTTTCTCCTATTCAGGGGGAAAAAAGCTTTCGAGAAAAAAGTCGTTCCCTAGCTCATCCTTTTTTGGCCCTCAGAACCGACCCGGCCCTCTTGCAGTACCAGCAACTCTGTGTGCGCCACTTTTCCCATCATCCTGCCATATTTGATCTGAGGCCCTGGGGTCTTGATCTGGGATTCC
The DNA window shown above is from Treponema sp. J25 and carries:
- a CDS encoding 6-hydroxymethylpterin diphosphokinase MptE-like protein encodes the protein MEQEAPRLSATSRGYTIYYKERYLLSPRDAEGGCERVVEALPLKEDTLYVVASPLFGYGLPRLVARLPRGAALLCVELDPLLYQVSVTEFCEFCKEVSSLPYLCTPSPEKVINFVRTTWGPRRFRRVELLRITAGWQIHPAGYQEIVRLLEESIALDWFNAMTLTRLGRRYARNFIHNLALLPQSYDARSLSWGNVPVLLCGAGPSLDETLSSLVHVLPSVKEKKQRPFKILCVDTALRTLLLYGIIPDLVVVQEAQWWNLRDFVGIQEKDVALLLDLCSLPAVPRLSVFKTAPFYLFYTPWTSLRFFSRLSNRNLLPLQVPPMGSVGLTMLALARQISTGPLFVAGLDFSYTLEQFHCKGAPGFLESHYRLTRFFSPIQGEKSFREKSRSLAHPFLALRTDPALLQYQQLCVRHFSHHPAIFDLRPWGLDLGFPRRTIAELVALLSEEMADSGENPEGVPQISGSSSTSPWARKEVELFLQDEKKTLERIVGLLQGTEDTAPAELEQLLSDLDYLWAHFPEWAGREGSIPPTQDISFLKRVRAELDFFIKTVELALEEICIHGLF
- a CDS encoding peptidylprolyl isomerase; this encodes MAKKEKGKDPQKTEGWQELVNRFRQHPVLFTGTILILVLTVVAFIFVPALVPDDKGIQTGRIAFGSYDGTPIEFIPGNYFAQQRDYYIERVRQSGATNSQFMAFQVWRAAFENTVIRTAALKEMAAAGFVTPESMVDERIMELPQFQENGRFSAIKYKQVSETDRLSLRKELTDEIAMNYYMGDLLGLRIPSKEKEFIKSMAAPERSFVLVSLPLSSYPDNEVEKFVETHADLFTVYHFSKITITSSEKDAKKIQSDVQKGTISFEDAAKTHSKDEYADKNGDMGIKYAYELKTEIPDEANRTKVFGLKKGEISEVVKVPTGWAFFRCEADPVPSSGKDATVLAKARSYILSFERGRMEDYLMNELKTLATRIKNESLDAALSAYKLEKKTFGPVPLNYGDVELFRPVSSFANAISELQGVATNEQFWKYAFSTPLQNPSDPFVLGDSVVLLYPTEESRPEESSLAVIDFYYNYVAGQYSEQTVRNYFLASKKLKDNFYEVFVKQFLSQSQ